One window of Nymphaea colorata isolate Beijing-Zhang1983 chromosome 1, ASM883128v2, whole genome shotgun sequence genomic DNA carries:
- the LOC116246663 gene encoding wax ester synthase/diacylglycerol acyltransferase 2-like: MPVKDAKGVKHWKPVKVNARDHLRIPTSPPGLSPEEYEKHLQGYLSEIDIEEMSQNKPLWEVYIFKYCTPGAVNTLVFKLHHAIGDGFSLMTALFSCLRRADDPSLPLTFASCNGSSKQHRSKIENGTIWRHLSPLWFTFQDFGWSLLKISLLVDPKSPIRSGELRVEFKPVFISSISL; the protein is encoded by the exons ATGCCG GTCAAAGATGCGAAGGGTGTGAAACATTGGAAGCCAGTGAAGGTGAACGCTAGGGATCATCTAAGGATCCCAACTTCCCCCCCTGGATTGTCACCTGAAGAATATGAGAAACACCTGCAAGGCTACCTCTCAGAGATAGACATAGAAGAAATGTCGCAGAACAAGCCCCTGTGGGAGGTCTATATCTTCAAGTACTGCACTCCTGGTGCAGTGAACACCCTCGTGTTCAAGCTCCACCATGCAATTGGGGATGGCTTCTCCCTGATGACAGCATTGTTTTCCTGTCTGCGAAGAGCCGACGACCCGTCCCTGCCACTTACATTTGCATCTTGTAATGGTTCCTCTAAGCAACACCGTTCTAAAATTGAAAACGGAACCATATGGAGACATCTCTCACCGCTTTGGTTCACCTTTCAAGACTTTGGCTGGAGCCTGCTGAAAATCAGTTTGCTTGTAGATCCTAAGTCTCCTATAAGATCAGGAGAACTCCGGGTTGAGTTCAAGCCAGTGTTTATCTCCTCTATTTCCCTTTAA